One stretch of Nocardia mangyaensis DNA includes these proteins:
- a CDS encoding DUF1059 domain-containing protein codes for MKTRLNCPCGVSIQGTDEDDLIKKTQAHLAENHPGHDYTPDEILFIAY; via the coding sequence ATGAAGACTCGCCTCAACTGCCCGTGCGGCGTCAGCATTCAGGGCACCGACGAAGACGACCTGATCAAGAAGACCCAGGCGCACCTGGCCGAGAACCACCCCGGCCACGACTACACCCCCGACGAGATCCTCTTCATCGCCTACTGA
- a CDS encoding MlaD family protein: MKLRAAVSLCAIVAVLIFGVGYMSLGVLRLDPRIDFITVDLRLDNSGGLGPNSPVLLAGVRVGRTESVRKESDGVLVRLRIDDRHRIPLSSEVRIEQLSALGEPYVAFAPASGAGPYLADGQVVAADRIHVPMTITALSARLVELLDQIHPEAIARLVDTFDRALAGTDAAMQTLQRSSTLLAATLLSRTEAIRQLFADVQALGGDMEWLGPSLGTAGPLFGEFGVTLNAIVESGSALVESRPVPDYFTGDGLVPFLAELTTLIEEIGPGIAPLGQILGPVVTDAVRRSPAIDISTLIDQALQSVDVEGTVHFRLGVK; the protein is encoded by the coding sequence ATGAAACTTCGTGCGGCGGTGTCGCTCTGCGCGATCGTGGCGGTGCTGATCTTCGGCGTCGGGTACATGTCGCTCGGGGTGCTGCGGCTGGATCCGCGGATCGATTTCATCACCGTCGATCTGCGGCTGGACAATTCGGGTGGGCTCGGCCCGAATTCGCCGGTGCTGCTGGCGGGTGTGCGGGTCGGGCGTACCGAGTCGGTGCGCAAAGAATCGGACGGGGTGCTCGTTCGGTTGCGGATCGACGATCGCCATCGAATCCCGCTGTCCAGCGAGGTTCGGATCGAGCAACTTTCGGCCCTCGGCGAGCCCTACGTCGCCTTCGCACCGGCATCCGGTGCGGGCCCGTATCTGGCGGACGGACAGGTCGTCGCGGCCGACCGAATCCACGTCCCGATGACCATCACGGCGCTGTCGGCTCGACTGGTGGAATTGCTCGACCAGATCCACCCCGAGGCGATCGCGCGCCTGGTCGACACCTTTGACCGCGCACTCGCCGGAACCGACGCCGCGATGCAGACCCTGCAGCGGTCCTCGACCCTGCTCGCGGCCACCTTGCTCAGCCGCACCGAGGCCATTCGGCAGTTGTTCGCCGATGTGCAGGCCCTCGGCGGCGACATGGAATGGCTGGGGCCCTCACTCGGCACGGCGGGCCCGCTGTTCGGTGAGTTCGGCGTGACGCTGAACGCGATCGTCGAATCGGGATCGGCACTGGTCGAGAGCCGTCCGGTGCCCGACTATTTCACCGGCGACGGCCTGGTTCCCTTCCTCGCCGAGCTCACCACCTTGATCGAGGAGATCGGGCCGGGTATCGCCCCGCTGGGACAGATCCTCGGCCCGGTCGTCACCGACGCGGTGCGGCGCAGCCCCGCCATCGACATCAGCACTTTGATCGACCAAGCCCTGCAGAGCGTGGACGTCGAGGGCACCGTGCACTTTCGCCTCGGCGTCAAATAG
- a CDS encoding MlaD family protein: MWRQILGSRGLMSAAVVLTLVLVGALGLRLSTPNPAMRGYCADMPDSIGLYEGSAVTVMGVQVGRVTGISVDGASARVEFLVRADRTLPVDVGAVTVSDTLIADRRLALIGAEPAGPGWDSSECITNTLTPKSLTQTFDALAALADQLNGAGDPAQRDAVGAGIDALDRATVGTGEQINDIIVALSRALAAPEVAIGHLGQLLDALTDLAHRARGGWSQVETTVSGLPQTFDDIVTIAFPPIIEIVDTLADLLPQLNDVIVLLGSPALRAVDSVPDLSRMIAAGVGSLADIIAMAPAVASGFAGAVDPVSGALTIGYAPPRLALAQQDTAQVCAALQVVTGHHCQAEDGAMTIPALPVLLGAVSAR; encoded by the coding sequence ATGTGGCGACAGATCCTGGGATCGCGCGGGCTGATGTCGGCCGCGGTGGTCCTCACCCTTGTCCTCGTCGGTGCGCTGGGCCTGCGGTTGAGCACACCGAATCCGGCGATGCGCGGCTACTGTGCCGACATGCCCGACAGCATCGGGCTGTACGAGGGCAGCGCGGTCACGGTCATGGGGGTGCAGGTCGGGCGCGTCACCGGGATCAGTGTCGATGGCGCGTCGGCGCGTGTCGAATTCCTGGTTCGCGCGGATCGCACGCTGCCGGTCGATGTCGGGGCGGTGACCGTGAGCGACACCTTGATCGCCGATCGGCGGCTGGCCCTGATCGGCGCCGAACCCGCTGGGCCGGGCTGGGATTCGAGCGAGTGCATCACCAACACGCTGACACCCAAGAGCCTGACCCAAACCTTCGACGCGCTCGCCGCCCTCGCCGATCAGCTCAACGGTGCGGGAGATCCCGCGCAGCGCGACGCCGTCGGCGCCGGGATCGACGCGCTCGATCGCGCGACAGTGGGGACCGGCGAACAGATCAATGACATCATCGTCGCGCTGAGCCGCGCGCTGGCCGCACCCGAAGTGGCCATCGGCCACCTCGGGCAGTTGCTCGACGCGCTCACCGACCTCGCCCATCGGGCCCGCGGTGGCTGGTCGCAGGTGGAGACCACGGTGTCCGGGCTGCCGCAGACCTTCGACGACATCGTCACCATCGCGTTCCCGCCGATCATCGAGATCGTCGACACCCTGGCCGACCTGCTGCCCCAGCTCAACGATGTGATCGTGCTGTTGGGTTCGCCCGCGCTGCGTGCGGTGGACTCTGTGCCGGATCTGTCACGCATGATCGCGGCGGGCGTCGGTTCGCTCGCCGACATCATCGCCATGGCACCGGCCGTCGCGAGCGGATTCGCCGGTGCGGTGGATCCGGTGAGCGGGGCGCTGACAATCGGCTACGCCCCGCCGCGACTCGCACTCGCCCAGCAGGACACGGCCCAGGTCTGTGCCGCCCTGCAGGTCGTCACCGGGCACCACTGCCAGGCGGAAGACGGTGCGATGACGATCCCGGCTCTGCCCGTGCTGCTGGGGGCGGTGAGCGCACGATGA
- a CDS encoding MlaD family protein, translating into MRRAALLVAMLLAAGCGFQPADLPVPGAGVGGPTYPLRIEFADVLNLPTGAKVIAAGVRVGVLTRVALVDPVAASSERAAEPGYVVAEVDIRQSVRLAVGTTAELRQETPLGDVHIALSEPRDVAAGELAPGATIPLADTTQSPPIEDILAGLSTFLGSGAVTDFQNIVATMNGVFPDDPRDTARLADILGTDIADLGANLRSVDALLDGMEATVEEGLQGNLPILDELLTPYGVEHTTEAVNAQIGVIFVLTALGPVAPSAQWLGPLLSSLDDTAQVLVPMLLGANPLDTESPSNMKALVDLINTKLVPYATHGPKVDVVEVGLSPVTADDHTARIVDTLRMIGLVR; encoded by the coding sequence ATGAGACGCGCCGCGCTCCTCGTCGCGATGCTGCTCGCCGCCGGATGTGGCTTCCAGCCCGCCGACCTGCCGGTGCCGGGAGCGGGCGTCGGTGGTCCGACGTATCCGCTGCGGATCGAGTTCGCCGATGTGCTCAACCTCCCGACGGGCGCCAAGGTGATCGCGGCCGGCGTCCGCGTCGGCGTGCTCACCCGGGTCGCGCTCGTCGATCCCGTCGCCGCTTCGTCGGAGCGGGCGGCCGAGCCGGGCTACGTCGTCGCCGAGGTCGACATCCGGCAGTCGGTGCGGCTCGCGGTCGGCACCACCGCCGAACTGCGGCAGGAGACTCCGCTCGGCGACGTCCACATCGCGCTGAGCGAACCGCGGGACGTGGCCGCGGGGGAGTTGGCGCCGGGTGCGACCATCCCGCTCGCGGACACCACGCAGTCGCCACCGATCGAAGACATCCTGGCCGGACTGTCCACCTTCCTCGGCAGTGGCGCGGTGACCGACTTCCAGAACATCGTCGCCACCATGAACGGCGTGTTCCCCGACGATCCACGCGACACCGCCCGTCTCGCGGACATCCTGGGCACCGACATCGCCGACCTCGGCGCGAATCTGCGCTCGGTCGACGCGCTGCTCGACGGCATGGAGGCCACGGTCGAGGAGGGATTGCAGGGCAATCTGCCGATCCTCGACGAACTGCTCACCCCCTACGGTGTCGAACACACCACCGAGGCGGTGAACGCGCAGATCGGTGTCATCTTCGTCCTGACCGCGCTTGGCCCGGTCGCACCGAGCGCGCAGTGGCTCGGGCCGTTGCTGTCCTCCTTGGACGACACCGCGCAGGTGCTGGTTCCCATGCTGTTGGGTGCGAATCCGCTCGACACCGAATCGCCCTCGAACATGAAGGCGCTCGTCGACCTGATCAACACGAAGCTCGTCCCCTATGCCACCCACGGTCCGAAAGTCGACGTGGTCGAGGTCGGGCTCAGCCCGGTCACGGCGGACGATCACACCGCGCGCATCGTCGACACCCTGCGGATGATCGGTCTGGTGCGATGA
- a CDS encoding cytochrome P450, protein MTGTTVEPVNFDPYDYGFHDDPYPTYHRLRTEAPLYHNPDLDFWALSRHADVIAAFRDSNRLSSANGVSLDPAAWGPHAHRVMSFLAMDDPRHMRMRRLVFRGFTPKRVAEMEARIREITLEHLEPALARGSFDWIDEVAGKLPMDVISELMGVPESDRAEIRRLADLVVHREEGVLDVPVEAIEASISLFGYYTEMVAQRRANPTDDLTSALLDAEIDDDTLTDHEIIGFMFLMVVAGNETTTKLLGNALYWAGANPAEYAKVVAEPELVSDWVEETLRYDTSSQIVARTAAVDLDYHGATIPAGAKVLLLIGSANRDPAAFDDGDSYVIDRSSGAALASFGAGVHFCLGAHLARLEATVVLGEFASRVASFEVRAEGIVRVHSTNVRGFATLPITVEVS, encoded by the coding sequence ATGACCGGCACCACTGTGGAGCCCGTGAATTTCGACCCGTACGACTACGGATTCCACGACGATCCCTATCCGACGTACCACCGCCTGCGCACCGAGGCGCCGCTCTACCACAATCCGGACCTCGATTTCTGGGCGCTGTCGCGGCATGCCGACGTGATCGCGGCGTTCCGGGACAGCAATCGCCTCTCCAGCGCCAATGGCGTCTCCCTCGATCCGGCGGCGTGGGGTCCGCACGCGCATCGGGTGATGTCATTTCTGGCGATGGACGATCCGCGGCACATGCGGATGCGCCGGCTCGTCTTCCGGGGGTTCACGCCGAAACGGGTGGCCGAGATGGAAGCCCGGATCCGTGAGATCACCCTGGAACATCTCGAGCCCGCGCTCGCGCGCGGCAGTTTCGACTGGATCGACGAGGTCGCGGGCAAGCTGCCGATGGACGTCATCTCCGAACTCATGGGCGTCCCGGAGTCCGACCGCGCCGAGATCCGCCGGCTGGCGGATCTGGTGGTGCACCGCGAAGAGGGCGTGCTCGATGTGCCCGTCGAGGCGATCGAGGCATCGATCTCACTGTTCGGCTACTACACCGAGATGGTCGCCCAGCGCCGCGCGAACCCGACCGACGATCTCACCTCGGCGCTGCTGGACGCCGAAATCGACGACGACACCCTCACCGATCACGAGATCATCGGCTTCATGTTCCTGATGGTCGTGGCCGGAAACGAGACCACCACCAAGCTTTTGGGCAACGCGCTCTACTGGGCCGGCGCCAATCCGGCGGAATACGCCAAGGTCGTCGCCGAACCGGAGCTGGTCAGCGACTGGGTGGAGGAGACCCTGCGCTACGACACCTCCAGCCAGATCGTGGCCCGCACCGCGGCGGTCGACCTCGACTACCACGGCGCCACCATCCCCGCGGGCGCGAAGGTGCTACTGCTGATCGGTTCGGCCAACCGTGATCCGGCGGCCTTCGACGACGGCGACAGCTACGTCATCGACCGCAGCAGTGGTGCGGCGCTCGCCAGTTTCGGTGCGGGCGTGCACTTCTGCCTCGGCGCGCATCTGGCCCGGCTGGAGGCGACCGTCGTGCTCGGCGAATTCGCCTCGCGGGTCGCGTCTTTCGAGGTCAGGGCGGAGGGCATCGTGCGGGTGCACTCGACCAATGTCCGCGGCTTCGCCACACTTCCGATCACGGTGGAGGTCAGCTAG
- a CDS encoding SDR family oxidoreductase — MPRFEPNPDRRPALVAGASSGIGAATAVALAQLGHPVTLGARRVELCEEIAAKIRAGGGEAYAHRLDVTDGGSVDEFVTAAERTLGPTEILVSGAGDIEFALVGEMDPERFLHQVQVHLVGAQRLIHRVLPGMRARRRGDLVVISSDCADNPRPRSGAYSAAKNGLEAMVGQLRMELEGSGIRASLVRPGPTLTGMGMDSTPEVVGPLLQDWKDWGFARHPYMLRPQHLADAVTTVVSVPRGAHMVLVEVQPEAPLRDLDAS; from the coding sequence GTGCCCCGATTCGAACCCAACCCCGATCGCAGGCCGGCGCTGGTCGCCGGCGCGTCCTCCGGTATCGGCGCCGCGACCGCCGTCGCCCTGGCCCAACTCGGCCACCCGGTCACCCTGGGCGCGCGCCGGGTCGAGTTGTGCGAGGAGATCGCCGCCAAGATCCGCGCGGGTGGCGGAGAGGCGTACGCGCACCGTCTCGATGTCACCGACGGCGGCTCCGTCGACGAGTTCGTCACGGCCGCCGAACGCACCCTCGGCCCGACCGAGATCCTCGTCTCCGGGGCCGGCGACATCGAATTCGCCCTGGTCGGCGAGATGGACCCGGAACGCTTCCTGCACCAGGTGCAGGTCCACCTCGTCGGCGCGCAGCGGCTGATCCATCGTGTGCTACCCGGCATGAGAGCGCGGCGGCGCGGCGATCTGGTGGTGATCAGTTCCGACTGCGCCGACAACCCTCGACCCCGCTCCGGTGCCTACAGCGCGGCGAAGAACGGCCTGGAAGCCATGGTCGGCCAGCTGCGGATGGAGTTGGAGGGCAGCGGCATTCGCGCCTCCCTCGTCCGCCCCGGTCCGACGCTGACCGGGATGGGTATGGACTCGACGCCGGAGGTCGTCGGGCCGTTGCTGCAGGACTGGAAGGACTGGGGATTCGCCCGCCACCCCTACATGCTGCGCCCGCAACACCTCGCCGACGCGGTCACGACGGTCGTCTCGGTTCCGCGTGGCGCGCACATGGTGTTGGTCGAGGTGCAGCCCGAGGCGCCGCTGCGAGACCTGGACGCGTCATGA
- a CDS encoding MlaD family protein, with product MMRGRAADPRASELRWGIAGLCAAMLLLVAIGAVYVTGTTAQRTYSAELSQAGSVRVGDDVRLAGIPVGKVTSLSLLPDRVRMEFTVAAEALLGDQTTLDIRMLTFVGGYYVAVLPAGTAPLGDTVIPVERVIVPYNLTQAFQDAVQPVRRIDGTLFRRDLAALSTAIDNSPDAVRSAVRAAGDVVAILDEQNSDISRTLAIADEYLTALDANADVLADLILTLGTLEQIIQTNKVQVAESLRDLAVILRGFTPLGRAWDASLAQRAQPLADAIPALEELGGRLTTLSDSVRALMERLLPLLPAGGGVSVDQSGATIPLPAVCVPLPGGGC from the coding sequence ATGATGCGCGGGCGGGCCGCCGACCCGCGAGCGAGCGAGTTGCGCTGGGGGATAGCGGGGTTGTGTGCGGCCATGCTGCTGCTGGTCGCGATCGGTGCCGTGTACGTCACCGGAACGACCGCGCAGCGAACGTATTCCGCCGAGCTGAGCCAGGCGGGTTCGGTCCGCGTCGGTGACGACGTGCGGCTCGCGGGTATCCCCGTCGGGAAGGTGACCTCGCTGAGCCTGCTGCCCGATCGGGTCAGGATGGAGTTCACCGTCGCCGCCGAGGCGTTGCTCGGTGATCAGACCACCCTCGACATCCGGATGCTGACCTTCGTCGGTGGCTACTACGTGGCCGTCCTGCCCGCCGGGACGGCACCGCTCGGCGACACCGTGATCCCCGTGGAGCGAGTCATCGTGCCCTACAACCTGACCCAGGCTTTCCAGGACGCGGTGCAGCCGGTGCGCCGCATCGACGGCACCCTCTTCCGGCGCGATCTCGCCGCCCTGTCCACCGCGATCGACAACAGTCCGGACGCCGTGCGGTCGGCGGTGCGGGCGGCCGGTGACGTGGTCGCGATCCTGGACGAGCAGAACTCCGACATCTCCCGCACCCTGGCCATCGCCGACGAGTATCTGACCGCGCTCGACGCGAACGCCGATGTGCTGGCGGATCTGATCCTCACCCTCGGCACGCTCGAACAGATCATCCAGACGAACAAGGTGCAGGTCGCCGAATCCCTGCGGGACCTGGCGGTGATTCTGCGGGGCTTCACGCCACTCGGGCGGGCGTGGGACGCTTCGCTCGCTCAGCGTGCCCAGCCCCTCGCCGATGCCATTCCGGCGCTGGAGGAGCTCGGCGGCCGACTCACCACCCTGTCGGATTCCGTTCGCGCGCTGATGGAAAGACTGCTTCCGCTGCTGCCCGCGGGTGGTGGGGTGAGCGTCGACCAGTCCGGCGCGACGATCCCCCTACCCGCTGTGTGCGTGCCGCTGCCGGGAGGTGGTTGTTGA
- a CDS encoding ferredoxin yields the protein MRIVVDLDLCQGHGVCQDEAPAVFTVPKHGTVHIVDPTPGAAQREAVETAIRYCPTRALSITDGGEPDSAVKGTD from the coding sequence ATGAGGATCGTCGTCGACCTCGATCTGTGTCAGGGCCACGGGGTCTGCCAAGACGAGGCGCCCGCGGTCTTCACCGTGCCCAAACACGGCACGGTCCACATCGTCGACCCCACCCCGGGCGCCGCGCAGCGCGAGGCCGTGGAGACCGCGATCCGCTACTGCCCCACCCGAGCGCTGTCGATCACCGACGGCGGCGAACCCGACTCCGCTGTGAAAGGCACTGACTGA
- a CDS encoding MlaE family ABC transporter permease gives MTGVYGEVAPDSGGAASAGDPEVPAGAGQVFRRNFAETVGASVATLGRALSMGAAAIYLGTNDALRGRFQVNETLTQAWFLIRVTAIPSILMAIPFGVIVSAQVGNIVSELGADSMIGAAGGLGVIKQGAPMATAMLLGGAGAAAIAADLGARTIREEVDALRVMGVDPVQRLVVPRIAAMMLVAPLLNVLIIFIGISSGFVVAVAALDVTPGSYWQSFGAFTTPIDVWVSLVKALLFGFLVVVIACQRGLEAKGGPRGVADGVNAAVVMSIAAAVVLNTVITQVVTMFLPVRMA, from the coding sequence ATGACGGGGGTATACGGCGAAGTCGCACCGGATTCCGGGGGCGCGGCGAGCGCGGGTGACCCGGAGGTGCCGGCGGGCGCCGGGCAGGTATTCCGCCGAAACTTCGCCGAGACCGTCGGAGCGAGCGTGGCGACGCTCGGGCGCGCGCTGAGCATGGGGGCCGCGGCGATCTACCTCGGTACCAACGACGCCCTTCGAGGGCGATTCCAGGTCAACGAAACTCTCACGCAGGCGTGGTTCCTGATCAGGGTCACCGCGATCCCGAGCATTCTGATGGCCATACCGTTCGGTGTCATCGTGTCGGCGCAGGTCGGCAACATCGTGTCCGAGCTCGGCGCGGATTCGATGATCGGCGCGGCGGGCGGTCTCGGCGTCATCAAGCAGGGCGCACCGATGGCCACCGCGATGTTGCTCGGCGGCGCGGGTGCCGCCGCCATCGCGGCCGACCTGGGGGCGAGGACCATTCGCGAAGAGGTCGACGCGCTGCGGGTGATGGGTGTCGACCCGGTACAGCGCCTGGTCGTGCCGCGCATCGCGGCCATGATGCTGGTCGCGCCGCTGCTGAACGTCTTGATCATCTTCATCGGCATCAGCTCCGGGTTCGTGGTCGCGGTGGCGGCACTGGATGTCACCCCGGGCAGCTACTGGCAGTCCTTCGGCGCGTTCACCACGCCGATCGACGTGTGGGTCTCACTGGTCAAGGCGCTGCTGTTCGGCTTCCTGGTCGTCGTCATCGCGTGTCAGCGCGGGTTGGAGGCCAAGGGTGGACCGCGCGGCGTGGCCGATGGGGTCAATGCCGCGGTGGTCATGTCGATCGCCGCGGCCGTCGTCCTCAACACCGTGATCACCCAGGTGGTCACGATGTTCCTCCCGGTCAGGATGGCCTGA
- a CDS encoding ABC transporter permease, with protein MSAAPYYPVGLRWLGRLRRRGIRPIESIGFAIGFGWQVLRSVPYTLVHYRRQTVTMVTDMTWGRGSVIIGGGVVPLMLLLGAAMGASIGIEAFSALNLLSLGQLSGLISAFGVTRELAPIAAGIGFAAQAGCRMTAEIGSMRISEEIDALESLGIRSVPFVVTTRVIAGIIAVAPAFVVALILSYFSCAFIVTTIHGTPIGTYNHYFDQFVVGWDVFAATVKVMVFALAVVLIHCYQGYFATGGPEGVGIGSGRAIRASLVAIIALDMVATILLWGFQSPVTFTG; from the coding sequence ATGAGCGCCGCGCCGTACTACCCCGTCGGGCTGCGGTGGCTGGGCAGGCTCCGTCGCCGCGGCATTCGCCCGATCGAGTCGATCGGATTCGCGATCGGCTTCGGCTGGCAGGTGCTGCGGTCGGTGCCCTACACGCTCGTGCACTACCGGCGTCAGACGGTCACGATGGTGACGGACATGACCTGGGGGCGCGGCTCGGTCATCATCGGCGGCGGCGTGGTACCGCTGATGCTGCTACTCGGTGCCGCCATGGGCGCGTCCATCGGCATCGAGGCGTTCAGCGCGCTGAACCTGTTGTCCCTGGGCCAGCTCAGCGGTCTCATCTCGGCCTTCGGCGTGACCCGTGAACTCGCGCCGATCGCGGCCGGGATCGGGTTCGCCGCGCAAGCCGGATGCCGGATGACCGCGGAGATCGGCTCCATGCGCATCTCCGAGGAGATCGACGCCCTCGAATCACTGGGCATCCGCTCGGTGCCGTTCGTCGTGACGACCCGGGTCATCGCCGGGATCATCGCCGTCGCACCGGCATTCGTGGTCGCGCTGATCCTGAGCTACTTCTCCTGCGCCTTCATCGTGACGACGATCCACGGGACACCGATCGGCACCTACAACCACTACTTCGACCAGTTCGTGGTCGGCTGGGACGTCTTCGCCGCGACGGTCAAGGTGATGGTGTTCGCCCTCGCGGTGGTGCTGATCCATTGCTATCAGGGCTATTTCGCGACCGGTGGCCCCGAAGGCGTCGGCATCGGTTCCGGGCGGGCCATTCGGGCCAGCCTGGTGGCGATCATCGCGCTCGACATGGTCGCCACCATTCTGCTGTGGGGATTCCAGTCTCCCGTCACATTCACCGGGTGA
- a CDS encoding MlaD family protein, producing the protein MRTPALLLRVATATLLMGLVLAGVLRVIERPVDGETHTYTALFTDANGLRDGDDVRLYGVQVGKVRAVELDGALARVRFTVTKDRALFTNTTIALRYQNLTGFRYLAVEQPDQPAGQRDPGSVFGTAETVPDFDITRLFKGLQPVLAELSPEDLNRFATSILAVIQGEGTGLGQALGAIDELSRYASDRQAVLSTLARNLAQVAEHLGGKSGNAMTLLTNLTNLFITITAKLPGLVDFANGIPGVLQPLRSMLAVFGVTGAPGRDLDAALRSAFPDPYDAVAAFESLPGLIQAMTRAIPPSGPDLTCSRGDVTAPEPLRVLIAGQGIVLCHR; encoded by the coding sequence ATGAGGACACCTGCCCTGCTGCTGCGCGTGGCCACGGCGACGCTGCTGATGGGCCTGGTGCTGGCCGGAGTCCTGCGCGTGATCGAGCGCCCTGTCGATGGTGAAACCCACACCTACACCGCGTTGTTCACCGATGCGAACGGTCTGCGCGACGGCGACGACGTGCGCCTCTACGGTGTTCAGGTCGGGAAGGTGCGCGCGGTCGAACTCGACGGCGCGCTCGCGCGGGTGCGGTTCACCGTCACCAAGGATCGGGCGCTGTTCACCAACACCACCATCGCCCTCCGGTACCAGAACCTCACCGGCTTCCGGTATCTGGCCGTCGAGCAGCCCGATCAGCCTGCGGGGCAGCGCGATCCGGGCTCGGTCTTCGGGACCGCCGAGACCGTGCCGGACTTCGACATCACCCGGCTGTTCAAGGGACTGCAGCCGGTGCTGGCCGAACTCTCACCCGAGGATCTGAACCGGTTCGCGACCAGCATCCTCGCAGTGATCCAGGGCGAGGGGACCGGGCTGGGGCAGGCGCTGGGCGCCATCGACGAGCTCAGCCGCTACGCCTCCGACCGGCAGGCGGTGCTGTCGACGCTGGCCCGCAACCTTGCCCAGGTCGCCGAGCACCTCGGCGGGAAGTCGGGCAACGCGATGACGCTGCTGACCAATCTGACCAACCTGTTCATCACCATCACCGCGAAGCTGCCCGGCCTCGTCGACTTCGCGAACGGGATTCCCGGTGTGCTGCAACCGCTGCGGAGCATGCTCGCCGTCTTCGGGGTCACCGGCGCACCCGGCCGCGATCTCGATGCCGCGTTGCGCAGCGCGTTTCCCGATCCGTACGACGCGGTGGCCGCGTTCGAGAGCCTGCCCGGCCTCATCCAGGCGATGACGCGGGCGATTCCGCCGAGCGGCCCCGACCTCACTTGCTCGCGGGGCGATGTCACCGCGCCGGAACCGCTGCGGGTACTCATCGCCGGACAGGGGATCGTGCTGTGTCACCGATGA
- a CDS encoding class I SAM-dependent methyltransferase: protein MGADDLFALAEQTVGFMPPDEGHALYAAAREYAGDGTILEIGTYCGKSTVYLGAAARETGASVFTVDHHRGSEEHQPGWEYHDTTLVDPVTGVFDTVTTFRRTMIRAGLTDTVTAIIGSSTAAANIWRTPLRMVFVDGGHTEEAAQRDYDNWVHWVAGGGLLAIHDVFPDPADGGRAPFNIYRRALDSGKFRELSVTGSLRILQRTAACG from the coding sequence ATGGGAGCTGACGACCTGTTCGCACTGGCCGAACAGACGGTCGGATTCATGCCGCCCGACGAGGGGCACGCGCTGTACGCCGCCGCCCGCGAGTACGCGGGCGATGGCACCATCCTGGAGATCGGCACCTACTGCGGCAAGTCGACCGTCTATCTCGGTGCCGCCGCCCGCGAAACCGGCGCCAGCGTTTTCACCGTGGACCATCACCGGGGCTCCGAAGAGCACCAGCCGGGCTGGGAGTACCACGACACCACGCTGGTCGACCCGGTGACCGGTGTCTTCGACACCGTGACCACGTTCCGGCGCACCATGATTCGCGCGGGCTTGACCGACACGGTGACCGCGATCATCGGCTCTTCCACGGCTGCGGCCAACATCTGGCGGACCCCGCTGCGCATGGTGTTCGTCGACGGCGGGCACACCGAGGAGGCCGCCCAGCGCGACTACGACAACTGGGTGCACTGGGTGGCCGGCGGTGGGCTGCTGGCCATCCACGATGTCTTCCCCGATCCCGCCGACGGTGGTCGTGCGCCGTTCAACATCTATCGTCGCGCCCTCGACAGCGGAAAGTTCCGCGAACTCTCGGTCACCGGATCGCTGCGCATCCTGCAGCGCACCGCCGCCTGCGGGTGA